The genomic interval CCCCAGCCCCGCGGCCGAGCTGGCCCGCATCGTCGCCATCGCCGAAACCGGCCAGGTCGACACCGCCCTCGAGCTCCTGGACGGCATCCCGCCCAGTTCACGCCGGCACGCCGTACGCGCCGAACTCCTCGCCCGCCAGAACCGCTACGCCGCAGCAGTCGCCGAGCTGGACCAGGCGCTGGACAGGGCACCACACAGCCATCCGGAACGGTCTCATAGAGAACGCCGCCGCAACCATTTCCAGCAACTTGCCGCCCGCGAACAAACCACCCCTGCCCCACCGCCTGAAGGCGATCTGAGCAGCTGACCCCACCGCTTCCCAGGCCCCAACACGATTGGATATCCATTCGCGTTGGGGGTTCTCGGCTGGTGTACCAGCGGAGAACCCACAACAGCAGGGGATGACCCCTGAGATGTGCCCGTCCGGGCCGGGCCGGGCCGGTGATGCGGGGTTAGTCGTCGGTCCAGTTGCCGCGTTCGCTGTTGAAGATCGACTTGGTGGCGGACGGGGACGACGACGGGCGGGCCTGCGGCGCGGTGGTCGCGGCCGGCGCCGAAGTCGTGGTGACCTCCTGGGCCGAGTCCATCCCGATCGGACCGGTGCCGTCGTCGTCGGAGTCCTCGTCGCCCTGCAGTACGTCGACGCTCGCGGAGGCTCGCAGGCCGGTCCGCTGGATGACGCGCTGGATGGTCAGGTCGCGGTCGTCAGGCCGGCTGACCCACTTGATCTCACGGAAGCCCTGGTCCTGCGCGGCCGACTCGAAGACGAAGTGGCCGTAGCCCAGCATCCGGCCGATGATCGGCTTCTGCAGGGTGATGTCGAGGACCCGGGCGATCGGGGTGGTCGCGACGGTCTGGGAGAAGACGCCCCGGATCCGCATGACCCGCATGTTGGTGACCACGAACCGGTCCCGATGGTGGGTGAGGAATTGCCAGAAGGCGTGGGTCAGCAGCACCAGCACGATCGCCAGCAGCACCGGCTGCCCACCGATCGCGGTGGTGGCCATCGTCAGCAGCAGGGCCGCCGCGAGCACGACCTCGAGCATC from Kribbella sp. NBC_00709 carries:
- a CDS encoding PH domain-containing protein — translated: MAGIGLFRIFDPKVRRHLISDEGEVVIDEVRQHWVVYSVPMLEVVLAAALLLTMATTAIGGQPVLLAIVLVLLTHAFWQFLTHHRDRFVVTNMRVMRIRGVFSQTVATTPIARVLDITLQKPIIGRMLGYGHFVFESAAQDQGFREIKWVSRPDDRDLTIQRVIQRTGLRASASVDVLQGDEDSDDDGTGPIGMDSAQEVTTTSAPAATTAPQARPSSSPSATKSIFNSERGNWTDD